A single region of the Lycium barbarum isolate Lr01 chromosome 2, ASM1917538v2, whole genome shotgun sequence genome encodes:
- the LOC132628790 gene encoding NAC domain-containing protein 14-like, whose protein sequence is MENLEEGYRFHPTDGEGLTFLLRFIAGQEMHDSGFITTNVDVYGKHEPWQIYDHGVPCGDDDDDDDDTDCTQYRYFITKLKKKSKSKYNRNVGNKGSWKQQDKGKPVIYSSSSPVIIGCKKSMSYVNKGYNKKDGNWLMKEYELSSVILQKFDEDCRDYVLCAIKKRPVTSSCPSETSTVTILNNFPDEVTCNSHSESETMGFLNFQESHQALESNSTADEPLQLVEPYDAGDYMQSNSSVQMAISQPQLDVLEWDKNDLEELEGMLHDMQQDDMNIVEPLLATEASYTAMLNFVPEDVLSFDPWEILLDIDQILQGT, encoded by the coding sequence ATGGAGAATCTTGAAGAGGGTTACCGTTTTCATCCGACAGATGGAGAAGGGCTTACTTTCTTGTTGAGATTCATTGCTGGACAAGAGATGCATGATTCTGGTTTTATCACCACTAATGTTGATGTTTACGGTAAACATGAACCATGGCAGATTTATGATCATGGAGTACCCTgcggtgatgatgatgatgatgacgatgacaccGACTGCACTCAGTATCGCTATTTCATCACAAAGCTCAAGAAGAAGAGCAAGTCCAAGTATAATCGCAATGTGGGAAACAAGGGCAGTTGGAAACAACAAGACAAGGGCAAACCAGTTatatactcatcatcatcacctgTAATTATTGGATGCAAGAAGAGCATGTCTTACGTGAATAAAGGGTACAATAAGAAAGATGGGAATTGGCTGATGAAGGAGTACGAGCTCTCTAGTGTTATTCTTCAGAAATTCGATGAGGATTGCAGAGATTATGTTCTCTGTGCTATCAAGAAGAGGCCTGTTACTAGTTCTTGTCCTTCCGAGACTTCCACAGTCACAATCTTGAATAATTTTCCTGATGAAGTAACCTGTAATTCACACTCTGAATCTGAAACCAtgggtttcttgaattttcaagaaTCACATCAGGCTCTGGAATCGAATAGTACTGCTGATGAGCCGTTACAACTAGTGGAGCCATATGATGCAGGGGACTATATGCAGAGCAATTCATCAGTACAAATGGCAATCTCACAACCCCAATTAGATGTTCTTGAATGGGACAAAAACGACTTGGAAGAATTAGAGGGGATGTTACATGATATGCAACAGGACGACATGAATATCGTTGAGCCGTTATTAGCAACAGAGGCCTCATACACTGCCATGCTCAATTTTGTGCCTGAAGATGTGCTTAGCTTTGATCCATGGGAAATACTACTTGACATTGATCAGATATTACAAGGAACCTGA